The following coding sequences are from one Gimesia sp. window:
- a CDS encoding glucose 1-dehydrogenase → MLKLQDQVALVTGASKGIGAGIARELASAGAVVVVNYATDQAGAEAVVEEIRKSKGRAVAVQGDVSNAADAARLCKAAHAISGRLDILVNNAGVYQPMPLEELTEAEFQREFTINVLGPLLMIRESLPYFSSEGGNIINIGSGASRMCPPGFALYSASKSAVDAITGVLSKELADRKIRVNSVNPGATLSEGTQAAGLYGTGADFEKQLVSMTPLNRIGMPEDIARVVAFLASDDARWLTGEVILASGGLR, encoded by the coding sequence ATGTTGAAACTACAGGATCAGGTCGCCCTGGTGACCGGGGCTTCCAAAGGCATCGGGGCAGGGATCGCCCGGGAACTGGCGTCGGCAGGAGCGGTGGTCGTCGTCAATTATGCGACCGACCAGGCTGGTGCGGAAGCCGTGGTAGAGGAGATCCGAAAATCTAAAGGGCGCGCCGTCGCGGTTCAGGGAGATGTGTCAAACGCGGCCGATGCAGCACGCTTATGCAAAGCGGCACATGCGATCTCGGGGCGGCTTGATATTCTGGTGAATAACGCCGGCGTCTATCAGCCGATGCCGCTAGAGGAGCTGACTGAAGCCGAGTTCCAGCGCGAGTTTACCATTAACGTTCTCGGACCCCTGCTGATGATTCGCGAATCGCTGCCGTACTTCAGTTCGGAAGGGGGCAATATCATCAACATCGGCTCCGGTGCGTCCCGGATGTGTCCTCCCGGATTTGCGCTCTATTCCGCCAGTAAAAGTGCCGTCGATGCGATTACCGGCGTGCTGTCGAAAGAGCTTGCCGATCGGAAGATTCGGGTCAACTCCGTCAATCCCGGAGCCACACTCAGCGAGGGAACGCAGGCAGCCGGGCTGTACGGCACAGGAGCCGATTTCGAAAAGCAACTGGTGTCCATGACTCCCTTAAACCGAATTGGTATGCCAGAAGACATTGCCAGGGTGGTGGCGTTTCTCGCGTCGGATGATGCCCGCTGGTTGACCGGCGAGGTGATACTGGCATCGGGTGGATTGCGTTAA
- a CDS encoding RNA polymerase sigma factor, translating to MYNPFLEADEDARQDIELVERARNGDRAALEALILKHQAWIYNIAVRMVFQPHDAEEVTQEVLLKAITRLSTFEGKSQFRTWLYRITVNHVLNMKRRGGETEPHTFSSYAAAINNIPDLDLPDPKTVPVEIPLLVEEAKIACMTGMLLCLDRRQRLIFTLGEIFGVSDRVGSEIMEISAASFRQNLSRARRDLYQFMQNQCGLVNEKNPCRCPKKTKGFINEGHVDPEHLLFVPEHFERINEVASGTVREIEDAVDRQYAALQRSYPFLQPDNPPARWLQEILEQPGIRTALHLN from the coding sequence ATGTATAATCCCTTTTTAGAAGCGGATGAGGATGCCCGGCAGGATATCGAACTGGTTGAGCGGGCCAGAAATGGAGATCGTGCTGCGCTGGAAGCCCTGATTCTCAAACATCAGGCCTGGATTTACAATATCGCGGTGCGGATGGTTTTCCAGCCTCATGATGCCGAAGAAGTCACGCAGGAAGTTCTGCTCAAAGCCATCACGCGGTTGAGCACCTTTGAGGGTAAGAGTCAGTTCCGCACCTGGCTCTATCGAATCACGGTGAATCATGTTCTGAATATGAAACGTCGTGGTGGTGAAACAGAGCCGCATACTTTTTCCAGTTATGCCGCCGCGATCAACAATATTCCCGATCTGGATCTGCCTGATCCCAAGACGGTGCCTGTGGAGATTCCCCTGCTGGTAGAAGAGGCGAAAATCGCTTGTATGACCGGCATGCTGCTCTGTCTGGATCGTCGACAACGATTGATTTTTACGCTGGGTGAAATCTTCGGCGTCAGCGACAGAGTGGGCAGCGAAATCATGGAGATTTCAGCTGCCAGTTTTCGGCAGAATCTCTCCCGCGCCCGTCGGGACCTTTACCAGTTCATGCAGAACCAGTGTGGCCTGGTGAATGAAAAGAACCCCTGCCGTTGCCCGAAAAAAACGAAAGGGTTCATTAACGAGGGGCACGTCGATCCCGAACACCTGTTGTTCGTGCCTGAGCATTTCGAACGGATCAATGAAGTCGCCTCCGGCACGGTACGCGAAATCGAAGATGCCGTCGACCGGCAATATGCGGCTCTGCAGCGCAGTTATCCGTTTCTGCAGCCAGACAATCCGCCGGCACGGTGGCTGCAAGAGATTCTGGAACAACCGGGCATCCGCACGGCGCTGCATCTGAACTGA
- a CDS encoding sialidase family protein: MRFIFRSLLFLIACTSYAAAQEKTGSPIKLTMGEPHVIVRGIRPEEKLWGPYQFPRPYRLKDRYVVSVHVKNDDISNYGSTALWFESRDKGKTWQEVDASVAQECGLLLPNGDRVYLPPESGVDVSEFKQVPWNKYTPAYDFSKQAEEGTLPIPDGMTFWMGGTTINAYNADRLPPSLSKKEWTLYRIPAGQTQPVLEQAGVDWPYLTRVVHVSRSGKKVLKSIFPRGNPKLGPDGAIWVSVFSGEGHLNPENGQYSPYYSAELFRSEDNGKTFQRRSHLEYEANGHEFPYKSGGFSDSDFEFMPDGSIVWFLRSTWYSSTGKEWDPMYMTRSTDMGRTWSKPVQFDNVGILPRLCRLENGVTLLCYARPGTFVRAALNYSGTQWTEPLVVMTPGDRSGLANKPVAEPTFHDWDGSCNNPEIVPLDKNSALLFYSDFYYPDENGVKRKTILCRKITVE; this comes from the coding sequence ATGCGCTTCATCTTCCGCTCTCTCTTATTCCTGATTGCCTGCACGAGCTACGCAGCCGCCCAGGAGAAAACAGGTTCTCCGATCAAACTGACGATGGGGGAACCGCATGTGATTGTGCGGGGGATTCGGCCGGAGGAAAAGCTCTGGGGGCCGTACCAGTTTCCGCGGCCCTATCGATTGAAAGATCGGTATGTGGTTTCTGTGCATGTAAAAAATGACGACATCAGTAACTACGGCTCAACGGCACTCTGGTTTGAAAGCCGCGATAAGGGCAAAACCTGGCAAGAGGTCGATGCATCGGTGGCGCAGGAGTGTGGTCTGCTTCTGCCGAACGGCGACCGGGTTTACCTGCCGCCGGAATCGGGTGTGGATGTAAGCGAGTTCAAGCAGGTCCCCTGGAACAAATACACGCCCGCCTATGATTTTTCAAAGCAGGCAGAAGAAGGAACGCTGCCGATCCCGGACGGGATGACCTTCTGGATGGGGGGCACGACGATCAATGCCTATAACGCTGATCGCCTGCCGCCCAGCCTGTCTAAAAAGGAATGGACGCTGTATCGCATCCCGGCGGGTCAGACACAACCGGTGCTGGAACAGGCCGGGGTGGACTGGCCTTACCTGACCCGGGTAGTTCACGTCAGCCGTAGCGGGAAGAAGGTGCTGAAGTCGATCTTTCCGCGGGGGAATCCGAAGCTAGGTCCCGACGGAGCGATCTGGGTGAGCGTGTTTTCGGGAGAGGGGCATCTGAATCCGGAAAATGGTCAATACAGTCCGTACTACTCGGCGGAGCTCTTTCGTTCCGAGGACAATGGAAAGACGTTCCAGCGGCGGTCGCATCTGGAATATGAAGCCAATGGTCACGAGTTTCCCTATAAGAGTGGCGGTTTCAGCGACAGCGACTTTGAATTCATGCCGGACGGCTCGATTGTCTGGTTCCTGCGATCGACCTGGTATTCTTCGACCGGCAAGGAATGGGACCCGATGTATATGACGCGTTCGACCGATATGGGGCGGACCTGGTCGAAGCCGGTGCAGTTTGACAACGTCGGTATTCTGCCGCGTTTGTGTCGACTGGAGAACGGTGTGACGCTGCTGTGCTATGCGCGTCCGGGGACATTCGTGCGAGCCGCGCTCAATTATAGTGGCACCCAGTGGACCGAACCGCTGGTGGTAATGACGCCCGGTGATCGAAGCGGGCTGGCTAACAAGCCGGTGGCAGAGCCCACCTTTCATGACTGGGACGGTTCCTGTAATAATCCGGAGATTGTCCCCCTGGATAAGAACAGTGCCCTGCTCTTTTACAGCGATTTTTATTATCCGGATGAGAACGGCGTGAAACGCAAGACGATTTTGTGTCGGAAGATTACGGTGGAGTGA
- a CDS encoding aldehyde dehydrogenase family protein, producing the protein MPAWPEKMFIDGKWVDGHSSTSWTITNPATREPLAEIAMADVSDVDLAVTAARRAFDEGEWRRMDGLERGRLLFKLAERVRESAEDLAMTDTLNIGKPIRDTLGFDIPCGADMLESYAGLPDKIAGHSYGGLADNVTMQFREPMGVIAAIVPWNYPLTNAAIKLAPILACGNTVVLKPSEVSPLSALMLAKLAEEVGFPPGVINVIHGTGAEAGAALVKHPGINKIAFTGRHETGAQLMEAAKEGMKGVLLELGGKTPSVVFPDAPLDHVVNGVITGIFCHLGQICVAGSRLLVHESQHDELLERIIAKAQSLRQGDPTDPEMHLGCLATPTHCDFVRSRVEQAKQEGARMVLSGEISDDPLDCFFPPTIFDQVSPDMAVAKEEVFGPVLSVMTFKTEEEAIRIANDSDFGLMANIWSTDGTRALRVARELQAGRISINGGGYLRPNVPIYGYKKSGFGAELGFIEAAHELCNSKSVIYSLATEKSPWPE; encoded by the coding sequence ATGCCAGCCTGGCCAGAAAAAATGTTTATTGATGGAAAATGGGTCGACGGTCATTCCAGCACGAGTTGGACAATTACCAACCCGGCGACACGGGAACCGCTGGCGGAGATTGCCATGGCGGATGTGAGTGACGTCGATCTGGCTGTGACTGCAGCCCGCCGTGCGTTTGACGAAGGTGAATGGCGGCGGATGGATGGCCTGGAGCGTGGGCGACTGCTGTTCAAGCTGGCCGAGCGGGTGCGGGAATCGGCGGAAGACCTGGCAATGACCGATACGCTCAACATCGGCAAACCGATTCGCGATACACTCGGGTTCGATATTCCCTGTGGTGCGGACATGCTGGAAAGCTACGCCGGTCTGCCAGACAAAATTGCCGGCCACTCTTATGGCGGTCTGGCCGACAACGTGACCATGCAGTTTCGTGAACCGATGGGTGTGATCGCGGCGATTGTCCCCTGGAATTATCCGTTGACCAACGCGGCAATCAAACTGGCACCGATTCTCGCTTGTGGCAACACGGTTGTGCTGAAGCCCTCTGAAGTCTCTCCCCTGTCGGCATTGATGCTGGCGAAGCTGGCGGAAGAAGTCGGCTTTCCTCCCGGCGTAATCAATGTGATTCACGGAACGGGTGCGGAAGCGGGTGCTGCTCTCGTAAAACATCCCGGGATCAACAAAATCGCATTCACTGGTCGTCACGAAACTGGTGCCCAGTTGATGGAAGCTGCCAAAGAGGGCATGAAAGGGGTGCTGCTGGAACTGGGTGGTAAGACGCCGAGCGTGGTCTTCCCCGATGCTCCGCTGGATCATGTTGTGAACGGCGTCATCACCGGTATTTTCTGTCACCTGGGACAGATCTGCGTGGCCGGTTCCCGTTTGCTGGTGCATGAAAGCCAGCACGATGAACTGCTGGAACGGATCATCGCCAAAGCCCAGAGTCTGCGGCAGGGAGATCCGACCGATCCGGAAATGCACCTCGGTTGTCTGGCGACTCCGACGCACTGTGACTTCGTACGCAGCCGCGTCGAACAGGCGAAACAGGAAGGGGCCCGCATGGTCCTGTCGGGTGAGATTTCAGATGATCCGCTGGACTGCTTCTTCCCGCCCACCATTTTCGACCAGGTCTCTCCAGACATGGCGGTGGCGAAGGAAGAAGTCTTCGGTCCGGTCTTAAGCGTGATGACCTTCAAGACCGAAGAGGAGGCAATTCGGATTGCCAACGATTCCGACTTTGGTCTGATGGCCAATATCTGGTCGACCGACGGCACCCGGGCACTGCGGGTCGCACGCGAACTGCAGGCCGGCCGGATTTCCATCAATGGCGGCGGCTACCTGCGACCAAACGTGCCGATCTACGGTTATAAGAAGAGTGGGTTTGGCGCGGAACTGGGCTTCATCGAAGCGGCGCATGAACTCTGCAATTCCAAATCAGTGATTTACTCCCTGGCGACTGAGAAATCTCCGTGGCCTGAGTAA